The genomic stretch GCGGGCAGCATCGCCGCTGCCCAGGAAGCGCTGGGCGAGGATCTTGACCCACCGCAGGATCTGCACGGCCCGCCGGACATGAAGCGCCACCTGGCCCGCGTACTGACCGCCCGGGTGCTGGGCAGTTTCCTGGCCCCCAAGGAGATGGCCGCATGATCACCCTGACCGTGAATGGCGAGCGTGTGACGCGCGAAGTCGAACCGCGTCGGCATCTGATTGATTTCCTCCGGCTCGACCTCGGCCTCACCGGCAGCCATGCGGGCTGCGAACACGGCGTCTGCGGCGCCTGCACAGTGCGGTTGGACGGCGAGATCGTGCGCGGTTGCCTCGTGCTCGCCGCCTCGCTCGATGGCGCCGATGTCGTCACCATCGAGGGGCTTTCCGACAGTGGCGAGGTGGCTGATCTCCAGGCCAATTTCGTCGCGCGCAACGCGGCGCAATGCGGCTTCTGCACGCCAGGGATGATCATGACGGCGGCCGATCTCCTGGCGCATGAAAGGGAAGCGGGGCGGGGCACGCCCTCGCGCGCTGAAATCCGCGAGCATCTCTCGGGCAATTACTGCCGCTGCACCGGCTACCAGGCCATCGTGGACGCTGTGGAAGATACGCTGAAGGCGAGGCATCCGGTTGCCGATTTGGGTCGCGGCACCGCGCCGGCGCCGCGGTCATCGGAGGCAACACGATGAACGAAATCACGCCCGCCTCCATCGGCCTCTCGCGCGAGG from Sediminicoccus sp. KRV36 encodes the following:
- a CDS encoding (2Fe-2S)-binding protein; its protein translation is MITLTVNGERVTREVEPRRHLIDFLRLDLGLTGSHAGCEHGVCGACTVRLDGEIVRGCLVLAASLDGADVVTIEGLSDSGEVADLQANFVARNAAQCGFCTPGMIMTAADLLAHEREAGRGTPSRAEIREHLSGNYCRCTGYQAIVDAVEDTLKARHPVADLGRGTAPAPRSSEATR